From the genome of Mycobacterium sp. 050128, one region includes:
- a CDS encoding Rv1893 family protein: MAVNPRDAVDAVKDIATNAVEKASDIVENAGDIIRGDLKGGVSGIVENSIDIATHAVERTKEVFTGGKYDVDEVDED; the protein is encoded by the coding sequence GTGGCGGTCAACCCCAGAGACGCCGTGGACGCGGTCAAGGACATCGCGACCAATGCCGTCGAAAAGGCTTCGGACATCGTCGAAAACGCCGGCGACATCATCCGCGGCGACCTCAAGGGTGGGGTCAGCGGCATCGTCGAGAACTCGATCGACATCGCGACTCACGCGGTGGAACGAACCAAGGAAGTCTTTACCGGCGGCAAGTACGACGTAGACGAGGTCGACGAGGACTAG
- a CDS encoding cytochrome P450: MSTTETTTGPIPNLPPGFDFTDPDIHAERLPVEELAELRRTAPIWWNEQPDGCGGFDDGGFWVVSKHKDVKEISLRSDVFSSLENTALPRYREGTVREQRETGKYVLLNMDAPQHTHLRKIISRGFTPRAVERLREDLNVRARQIVETAAAEGSGDFVEQVSCELPLQAIAGLMGVPQEERMKLFHWSNQMVGDQDPEFARNDAMGASVELITYAMQMAADRAQNPGEDIVTKLIQADVDGHKLSDDEFGFFVILLAVAGNETTRNSITQGMMAFTDFPDQWELYKRERPATTADEIVRWATPVTSFQRTALEDYELSGVQIKKGQRVVMVYRSANFDEDVFEDPFTFNILRNPNPHVGFGGTGAHYCIGANLARMTIDLMFNAIADAMPDIKSAGKPERLRSGWLNGIKHWQVDYHTNGSGQCPVAH; this comes from the coding sequence TTGTCAACTACTGAGACGACCACCGGGCCGATCCCGAATCTGCCTCCGGGCTTCGATTTCACCGATCCGGACATCCACGCCGAGCGATTGCCGGTGGAGGAATTGGCCGAGCTGCGACGCACCGCGCCGATCTGGTGGAACGAACAGCCCGACGGTTGCGGCGGGTTCGACGACGGCGGCTTCTGGGTGGTCTCCAAACACAAGGACGTCAAAGAGATTTCGCTGCGCAGCGACGTGTTCTCCAGCCTGGAGAACACCGCCTTGCCCCGCTACCGCGAGGGCACGGTCCGCGAGCAGCGCGAGACGGGCAAGTACGTGTTGCTCAACATGGACGCCCCGCAGCACACCCACCTGCGCAAAATCATCTCCCGGGGCTTCACGCCCCGTGCCGTCGAGCGGCTGCGCGAGGACCTGAACGTGCGCGCCCGGCAGATCGTCGAGACCGCGGCCGCCGAAGGCTCCGGCGATTTTGTCGAGCAGGTGTCATGTGAGCTTCCGCTGCAGGCCATCGCGGGGCTGATGGGTGTGCCCCAGGAGGAACGCATGAAGCTGTTCCACTGGTCCAACCAGATGGTCGGCGACCAGGACCCCGAATTCGCCCGCAACGACGCGATGGGCGCCTCGGTCGAACTGATTACCTACGCGATGCAGATGGCCGCGGACCGGGCGCAAAACCCCGGCGAAGACATCGTCACCAAGCTGATCCAGGCCGACGTCGACGGCCACAAGCTCTCCGACGACGAGTTCGGTTTCTTCGTCATCCTGCTGGCGGTGGCCGGCAACGAGACGACCAGGAACTCCATCACCCAGGGCATGATGGCCTTCACCGATTTCCCCGATCAGTGGGAGCTGTACAAGCGGGAACGCCCGGCCACCACGGCCGACGAGATCGTCCGGTGGGCCACCCCGGTCACGTCGTTTCAGCGCACCGCGCTGGAGGACTACGAGCTGTCCGGAGTGCAGATCAAGAAGGGCCAACGGGTGGTAATGGTCTACCGCTCGGCCAATTTCGACGAGGACGTCTTCGAGGACCCGTTCACGTTCAACATCCTGCGCAATCCGAACCCGCACGTGGGATTCGGCGGGACCGGCGCGCACTACTGCATCGGCGCGAACCTGGCGCGCATGACCATCGACCTGATGTTCAACGCGATCGCCGACGCCATGCCCGACATCAAATCCGCCGGTAAGCCGGAGCGGTTGCGATCGGGCTGGCTCAACGGCATCAAGCACTGGCAGGTCGACTACCATACCAACGGGTCCGGGCAGTGCCCTGTCGCCCATTGA
- a CDS encoding nitronate monooxygenase, with product MHTPICDELGIEFPIFAFTHCRDVVVAVSKAGGFGVLGAVGFTPEQLEIELNWIDENIGDHPYGVDIVIPNKYEGMDSGQSAEELAETLRKMVPQEHLDFGKKILADHGVPIEDSDGDTLQLLGWTEATATPQVEVALKHPKVKMIANALGTPPADMIKHIHEAGLKVAALCGSPSQARKHADAGVDIIIAQGGEAGGHCGEVGSIVLWPQVVKEVAPVPVLGAGGIGSGQQIAAALALGCQGAWTGSQWLMVEESSNTPVQQAAYVKAGSRDTVRSRSFTGKPARMLRNDWTEAWEKPDNPKPLGMPLQYMVSGMAVRATNRYPNESVDVAFNPVGQVVGQFSKVEKTSTVIERWVQEYLEATNKLDELNEAASV from the coding sequence ATGCACACCCCTATTTGCGACGAACTCGGCATCGAGTTCCCGATCTTCGCCTTCACGCACTGTCGCGATGTCGTGGTGGCGGTCAGCAAGGCCGGGGGGTTCGGCGTGCTCGGAGCGGTGGGCTTCACGCCCGAGCAGCTCGAGATCGAGCTCAACTGGATTGACGAGAACATCGGCGACCATCCATACGGCGTCGACATCGTGATCCCGAACAAGTACGAGGGCATGGACTCGGGCCAGTCCGCAGAAGAACTCGCCGAGACGCTGCGCAAGATGGTTCCGCAGGAGCACCTGGACTTCGGCAAGAAGATCCTCGCCGACCACGGCGTGCCGATCGAGGACAGCGACGGCGACACCCTGCAGCTGCTCGGGTGGACCGAGGCAACGGCCACGCCGCAGGTCGAGGTGGCGCTCAAGCACCCGAAGGTGAAGATGATCGCCAACGCGCTGGGCACCCCGCCGGCGGACATGATCAAGCACATTCACGAGGCCGGACTCAAGGTGGCCGCGCTGTGCGGCTCCCCCTCGCAGGCGCGCAAGCACGCCGATGCCGGCGTCGACATCATCATCGCCCAGGGCGGCGAGGCCGGCGGGCACTGCGGCGAGGTCGGCTCGATCGTGCTGTGGCCGCAGGTTGTCAAGGAGGTGGCCCCGGTCCCCGTTCTCGGCGCCGGCGGCATCGGCAGCGGCCAGCAGATCGCCGCGGCGTTGGCGCTGGGCTGCCAGGGCGCGTGGACCGGCTCGCAGTGGCTGATGGTCGAGGAATCCTCGAACACGCCGGTGCAGCAGGCGGCCTACGTCAAGGCCGGCAGCCGCGACACCGTGCGCAGCCGGTCGTTCACCGGCAAGCCGGCCCGGATGCTGCGCAACGACTGGACCGAGGCGTGGGAGAAGCCGGACAACCCGAAGCCCCTCGGAATGCCGCTGCAGTACATGGTTTCCGGCATGGCCGTGCGCGCCACGAACCGCTACCCCAACGAGTCCGTCGACGTGGCGTTCAACCCGGTCGGTCAGGTCGTCGGGCAGTTCAGCAAGGTGGAGAAGACCTCGACCGTGATCGAGCGCTGGGTGCAGGAGTACCTGGAAGCGACCAACAAGCTCGACGAGCTCAATGAGGCGGCCAGCGTCTGA